One Brassica oleracea var. oleracea cultivar TO1000 chromosome C7, BOL, whole genome shotgun sequence genomic window carries:
- the LOC106302593 gene encoding putative F-box protein At1g32660, which translates to MAIPVGLRSIRESFASLHGFLTVDVHGGLMVCNPSMEQVIKLHSSTRFVGYDPIEGQHKALFVESRDHRSSVHRHLDHKVLTLGGGSWRHIEGTPGPYEAISVGVCVNGVIYYGARNSADFRNPVMVCFDVRTEKLSFIQAHAPLVKWGKYSIFIDYNGKLASIVRYPYDRFNSFDLWILEDPEKHEWSKQHCVFPSSVWDYVWGLEMSFPGTNKDGEIIMAPTSLSPEIGPFYIFYYNVKTQNVRRVRLLGIGDNKEFRRSYGFLKQRDCFVRIAPQHVHSIASL; encoded by the coding sequence ATGGCAATACCAGTGGGACTGAGGTCCATCAGAGAGTCTTTTGCTTCTCTCCATGGCTTTCTCACCGTTGACGTTCATGGTGGCTTGATGGTATGCAACCCTAGCATGGAGCAGGTCATTAAGTTGCACAGTTCCACCAGATTCGTGGGATACGATCCGATTGAAGGTCAACATAAGGCATTGTTTGTTGAATCGAGAGATCATCGTTCTTCTGTTCATCGTCATCTAGACCACAAGGTGTTAACATTGGGAGGAGGATCATGGAGACACATTGAGGGTACCCCTGGACCTTATGAAGCGATATCAGTGGGAGTATGCGTCAATGGTGTCATCTACTATGGTGCTCGTAACTCAGCCGATTTTAGGAATCCAGTTATGGTGTGTTTTGATGTTAGAACTGAGAAACTAAGTTTTATCCAAGCACATGCACCTCTCGTTAAATGGGGTAAGTATTCCATATTTATAGATTACAATGGGAAGCTAGCTTCTATTGTGAGATACCCTTATGATCGTTTCAATAGTTTTGATTTATGGATATTAGAAGACCCCGAGAAACATGAATGGTCAAAGCAACATTGTGTGTTTCCCTCCTCCGTGTGGGATTATGTTTGGGGCTTGGAAATGTCTTTTCCAGGAACCAACAAGGATGGGGAGATCATTATGGCTCCAACCAGCTTGTCACCTGAGATTGGACCCTTTTACATTTTTTACTACAATGTTAAAACACAAAACGTTAGAAGAGTTAGGCTCCTAGGCATTGGAGACAATAAAGAGTTTAGACGCTCTTATGGATTCTTAAAGCAGCGTGATTGTTTTGTCCGTATCGCACCTCAACATGTACACAGTATTGCCTCTCTCTGA